Proteins encoded within one genomic window of Companilactobacillus zhachilii:
- a CDS encoding DPBB and LysM peptidoglycan-binding domain-containing protein, translating to MKKVLSIALVSAMALTGVLASTNTAQAAVTNGNKVTVEKGDSYKSIAEANGISISALEQANGREVGGFDLIFPGETITLPGATNTTANTTTNTSADTQAATTAASTDTTTDNTQTQQTTDTTSQATTQSTSTTGTSQGTFKISFYDPAVLGSNMGYSGVAANLSVFPKGTQLKITLSDGTVLYRTVNDTGTFANSNSQQLDVAMPSSSIPSYGVTTASVEVLS from the coding sequence ATGAAAAAAGTTTTATCTATCGCTTTAGTAAGTGCAATGGCTTTGACAGGAGTTTTAGCTTCAACAAATACAGCCCAAGCTGCCGTAACTAACGGTAACAAGGTTACAGTTGAAAAGGGTGATTCTTACAAGAGTATCGCCGAAGCTAATGGAATTAGTATTTCTGCTCTAGAACAAGCTAACGGACGTGAAGTTGGCGGATTTGACTTAATCTTCCCAGGTGAAACAATCACATTGCCTGGTGCTACAAATACAACCGCAAATACAACTACAAATACATCTGCTGACACACAAGCTGCTACAACAGCTGCTTCAACAGACACAACTACAGACAATACACAAACACAACAAACAACAGATACAACATCACAAGCAACAACTCAATCAACAAGTACAACCGGTACATCACAAGGAACATTTAAAATTTCCTTCTATGATCCAGCCGTTTTAGGTTCAAATATGGGTTACAGTGGTGTTGCCGCTAACCTTTCAGTATTTCCAAAGGGTACACAATTGAAGATTACTCTATCTGATGGAACAGTTCTTTACAGAACAGTTAATGATACAGGAACATTCGCAAATTCTAACTCACAACAATTAGATGTTGCTATGCCTAGTTCATCAATCCCATCATATGGTGTTACAACTGCTTCAGTTGAAGTTTTATCATAA
- a CDS encoding YitT family protein has translation MKNKKTRLSAKLLIMLVALELIAFSLNMFFEPHSIAAGGATGIAILLQAGWKIPTFISVLVINIVMLVLAYLHLDRQTTVKLALGSFMLPLLLYITPVYNLIPNSRVLSIIVGSVIFGIGLAILYTLNMSSGGTTVPPMIIHKNFGIDKYISLFIIDALVCLGNIALTDIVSFLLAVMSVGISSLSIKGFGIIHARRLAQA, from the coding sequence ATGAAGAATAAAAAAACAAGATTGTCCGCAAAACTACTAATAATGTTAGTCGCTTTGGAACTTATCGCATTTAGTCTAAATATGTTCTTCGAGCCGCACAGCATAGCCGCCGGTGGAGCCACTGGAATTGCTATACTGTTGCAAGCAGGATGGAAAATCCCAACATTCATCTCGGTTCTTGTCATAAATATTGTGATGTTAGTACTGGCTTACTTACATTTAGACCGTCAAACAACGGTTAAACTAGCACTGGGAAGTTTCATGCTTCCGTTATTGTTATATATCACACCTGTTTATAACTTGATTCCAAACAGTCGAGTTCTTTCTATAATAGTAGGAAGTGTTATTTTCGGAATTGGTTTAGCAATTTTATATACATTAAATATGTCTAGTGGTGGTACAACTGTTCCACCAATGATCATTCACAAAAACTTTGGAATCGACAAATATATCAGTCTGTTCATCATCGATGCCCTCGTCTGCTTAGGAAACATTGCTCTAACAGATATCGTATCTTTCCTACTAGCAGTCATGTCAGTCGGAATTTCCAGTCTTTCCATTAAGGGTTTTGGAATTATTCATGCAAGAAGATTAGCACAAGCATAA
- a CDS encoding DUF3862 domain-containing protein — MNEKDEKPFYHRNWFWITIFSIFIIVSATTYIANYSFYMGQADKATVSQSKSLAEKKKIEDNPSVVARYNSIKTGKNGYGRDDIIQLLGQPTTTQKVNVNNPISTLIWNETNGVTIQITFEKDKATSKSIQGLNIDRKKVLTLKEYDQLQIGDSYNKVINKLGDPDDYSDVNGVRTLTYESDLLEADPTADAMIKIEISNNEIVSKEQQNLK; from the coding sequence ATGAATGAAAAAGATGAAAAACCTTTCTATCATAGAAACTGGTTTTGGATCACAATCTTTTCTATTTTTATTATAGTTTCAGCCACAACCTACATCGCAAACTATTCGTTTTATATGGGTCAAGCTGATAAAGCTACCGTTAGTCAAAGTAAAAGTTTAGCTGAAAAAAAGAAAATTGAAGATAATCCTTCAGTTGTAGCCAGATACAATTCCATTAAAACTGGTAAGAATGGTTACGGTAGGGATGATATTATTCAATTGTTAGGCCAACCAACGACCACTCAAAAAGTAAACGTCAATAATCCCATTTCAACTTTGATTTGGAATGAAACCAATGGAGTAACGATTCAAATTACTTTTGAAAAAGATAAAGCCACTTCTAAATCGATTCAAGGTTTGAACATAGATAGGAAGAAAGTTTTAACTCTCAAAGAATATGATCAGTTACAAATAGGCGATAGTTATAATAAAGTCATCAATAAATTAGGTGATCCTGATGATTATTCGGATGTAAATGGTGTCAGAACTTTAACTTATGAATCTGACCTGCTAGAGGCTGATCCAACGGCTGATGCAATGATAAAAATTGAAATCTCTAATAATGAAATTGTTTCTAAAGAACAGCAGAATCTAAAATAA
- a CDS encoding tyrosine-type recombinase/integrase: MDKRIKEYTKKDGSSAWMFRLYLGKDPLTGKDMQTTRRGFNDARQAKLALARLEVELADRGYTKNERITFEDVYKEYFPQYKNTVKESTWVKTEQMYRNHVLPVFGSKILSKITPQQCQLAINKWYEAKYTKYKDFFRLISSVFQYAIRLGLVHDDPTKRVIIPKNKHVKDMTLNYFTVDELRQFFSYLDNDKYPKRATFFRVLAFTGMRKGEALALTWKDIDFENNQISINKTIARGADARLIVQTPKTRASERVVNLDDKTIDILKKWRSTQAKELLMLGFNVLKNKNQLVFSNTNNEFIQPVKPQNWLYKIIKKYGLKRITVHGFRHTYATLAFEAGASIKEVQEQLGHSDFQTTMNIYTAVTEKQKLETSEKFAKYVNF; encoded by the coding sequence ATGGATAAACGTATAAAAGAATATACAAAAAAAGACGGTTCATCTGCTTGGATGTTCCGTCTATATCTTGGTAAAGACCCTCTGACTGGTAAAGATATGCAAACCACACGACGTGGCTTTAATGATGCCAGACAAGCTAAACTAGCTTTAGCCAGACTAGAAGTAGAGCTTGCTGACCGTGGATATACTAAAAATGAGCGTATTACTTTCGAGGATGTCTATAAAGAATATTTTCCACAATATAAGAATACTGTCAAAGAATCAACTTGGGTTAAAACTGAACAAATGTACCGTAATCATGTTTTACCCGTCTTTGGTAGCAAAATACTAAGTAAGATCACGCCACAGCAATGTCAATTAGCAATTAATAAGTGGTATGAGGCTAAATACACGAAGTATAAAGACTTCTTTCGTCTTATATCCTCGGTATTTCAATATGCTATTAGATTGGGGCTGGTTCATGATGACCCTACTAAAAGAGTTATCATCCCTAAAAACAAGCATGTAAAAGACATGACGTTGAACTATTTCACCGTGGATGAGCTACGACAATTCTTTAGTTATCTTGATAATGACAAGTACCCTAAACGTGCAACATTCTTTAGAGTATTAGCATTTACAGGGATGAGAAAAGGTGAAGCTCTTGCACTAACTTGGAAAGATATTGATTTCGAGAACAATCAAATATCTATCAATAAGACAATTGCCCGTGGTGCTGATGCACGTTTGATAGTCCAGACACCTAAGACTAGAGCCAGTGAAAGAGTCGTTAACTTGGATGATAAGACCATTGATATATTAAAGAAATGGCGCTCCACACAAGCAAAAGAATTACTCATGCTTGGTTTCAACGTCTTAAAGAATAAAAACCAATTAGTATTCTCAAATACTAACAATGAATTTATTCAACCTGTTAAACCTCAAAACTGGTTATATAAGATCATTAAGAAGTACGGTCTCAAACGTATAACCGTTCATGGCTTTAGACATACATACGCCACATTAGCATTTGAGGCGGGTGCAAGTATCAAAGAAGTACAGGAACAACTAGGACACTCTGACTTTCAAACAACCATGAATATCTATACGGCTGTCACCGAAAAACAGAAGTTAGAAACATCCGAGAAATTTGCTAAATATGTGAATTTCTAG
- a CDS encoding helix-turn-helix domain-containing protein: protein MKSNIPEIMEKNSISVSELSRITGLSRTTITPLSKNAELPKQTRIDTLNKVANALNVTIDSLYENVTSWKVEKYYTITNHLIGSNESHIYLLKCLSDFNNGKKPLFITISFAMGLGIDCEFLNTDDLNQIYYLDQQIFNEINVEALNTDYLFTQSINPKFINSFETQIFTDKLMQSIIKKEVNTIPKSKLNKRDSINFFSINFGTIGKNIINLNNNDFYLSTNMDDLIKSSNNLNIDGIFNNWADNSELGKKAKEKLYHISLDRQ, encoded by the coding sequence ATGAAATCTAATATTCCAGAAATAATGGAAAAAAATAGTATTAGTGTTAGTGAACTAAGCAGAATAACAGGTCTTTCACGTACAACCATCACACCTTTAAGTAAAAATGCCGAATTACCAAAACAAACTAGAATTGACACTTTAAATAAAGTTGCCAATGCACTAAATGTCACAATTGATTCACTTTATGAAAATGTAACTTCATGGAAAGTTGAAAAATATTACACCATTACCAATCATCTAATCGGTTCTAATGAGAGTCATATATATTTATTAAAGTGTTTAAGTGATTTTAACAATGGAAAAAAGCCACTATTTATCACAATATCCTTCGCAATGGGGTTAGGTATTGACTGTGAATTTTTGAATACCGATGATTTAAATCAAATCTATTACCTAGATCAGCAAATCTTTAATGAAATAAACGTTGAAGCATTAAATACTGATTATCTTTTCACCCAATCAATAAATCCTAAATTTATTAATTCATTTGAAACTCAAATTTTTACTGATAAATTAATGCAATCCATTATTAAAAAAGAAGTAAACACAATTCCCAAAAGCAAACTCAATAAAAGGGATTCTATTAATTTCTTTTCAATCAATTTTGGAACAATAGGGAAAAATATAATTAATTTAAATAATAATGATTTCTATCTTTCTACTAACATGGATGACTTAATTAAAAGTTCAAATAATCTTAATATTGATGGAATATTCAATAACTGGGCTGATAACAGCGAACTTGGTAAAAAAGCAAAAGAAAAACTTTATCACATATCCTTAGATAGACAATAG
- a CDS encoding helix-turn-helix domain-containing protein codes for MAQGITVMLDEHDSDALRKQVYTIVTNSIEQARRDSGLDRQYLKRKDAAKYAGVSPTTLDNWKLPVHRIDGIVLYSKKDIQAFIESN; via the coding sequence ATGGCACAAGGAATAACTGTAATGCTTGATGAACATGATTCAGATGCTTTACGTAAACAGGTTTATACGATCGTTACTAATAGCATTGAACAGGCGCGTAGAGATTCTGGACTAGACAGACAATACTTAAAACGTAAGGATGCGGCGAAATACGCTGGCGTTTCTCCAACGACATTAGACAATTGGAAACTTCCAGTTCATAGAATTGACGGCATTGTTTTGTACAGCAAAAAAGATATTCAAGCATTTATAGAGAGCAATTAA
- a CDS encoding DnaD domain-containing protein produces the protein MDYFKQRRAYRDFKVYEGNISETQNNLYRELLDYANDKRRLDQSFRLTNDVLLKLTGSSMNGLVQARKKLVELNLIEYSKGQRNLNAPSYKIVKLYDDFITQKQVYNPDPEISITQGNKTMGSQGNRNSNSQGNKIQSNQGNNINSSGTSIRGNILPTTIQPSNESDDSPDSKISITQGNRTGGNKGTEPQTLRVTNLCTSTITNTDYYHNNARSAKENDDDDFKNLITYYQKNIGQTNSIVIQSIQESVNDFVEHKTSLKECYDIVKYAIELTAKNNVHNWNYVNKILMNWQKDSLFTLANIKASQNERSNKNNQSRDDSDSVYPELF, from the coding sequence ATGGACTACTTCAAACAACGTAGAGCGTACCGAGATTTCAAAGTTTATGAAGGTAATATCTCAGAGACACAAAATAACTTATACCGTGAACTATTAGACTATGCTAATGACAAACGTCGGTTAGATCAAAGTTTCAGGTTAACCAATGATGTATTACTTAAATTAACAGGCTCTTCAATGAACGGGCTTGTCCAAGCAAGAAAGAAATTAGTTGAACTCAATCTTATTGAGTATTCAAAAGGACAAAGAAATTTAAATGCACCCTCTTATAAAATTGTAAAACTATATGATGATTTTATAACTCAAAAGCAGGTATACAACCCAGACCCCGAAATTTCAATCACTCAGGGTAATAAAACCATGGGTAGTCAGGGTAATAGGAATTCAAACAGTCAGGGTAATAAAATCCAAAGTAATCAGGGTAATAACATAAACTCTAGTGGCACAAGCATTCGGGGCAATATTTTACCCACTACTATACAACCCAGTAACGAATCAGATGACAGCCCAGATAGCAAAATTTCAATTACTCAGGGTAATAGAACTGGGGGTAATAAGGGTACTGAACCCCAAACACTTAGGGTAACGAACCTTTGTACTAGTACTATAACTAATACAGACTATTATCATAATAACGCGCGTAGCGCGAAAGAAAATGATGATGATGATTTCAAAAATTTAATAACTTACTACCAGAAAAACATAGGACAAACCAATTCGATTGTTATTCAAAGTATTCAAGAATCAGTTAATGATTTTGTAGAACATAAGACATCCCTAAAAGAATGCTATGACATTGTAAAGTATGCTATTGAGCTGACGGCTAAGAATAACGTTCACAACTGGAACTATGTAAACAAGATCTTAATGAACTGGCAAAAGGATAGTTTATTTACATTGGCAAACATAAAGGCTAGTCAAAACGAACGTAGCAATAAAAATAACCAATCGAGGGATGATAGTGATTCAGTATATCCCGAGTTGTTTTAG
- a CDS encoding AAA family ATPase, whose product MEMFGFDDYMRKIARKHGIDLNKANIQDAIDHRDERQEQESIKFTKENNKVKRKRMFDSSVVSDPIILSKTFDDFNITDKIQKSEFDKARSIADRILNGEKGNFTFSGTPGAGKTLSAVSILNKIQHSDSSLTCYFASVSMLAQMNKDSIQYPEIKTDFINAERCIKQCDILVLDDLGSETSFQKNIKEASDYQQAMLFRLADYRAENKNKVNIVTTNNTSKELKRIYNGKIYDRLIASNFDNVIKFTSKDCRMF is encoded by the coding sequence ATGGAAATGTTTGGCTTTGACGATTACATGCGTAAAATTGCACGTAAACATGGTATTGATCTCAATAAAGCTAATATACAGGACGCCATTGATCATAGGGATGAACGTCAAGAACAGGAATCAATTAAATTCACGAAAGAAAATAATAAGGTTAAACGAAAGAGAATGTTTGATAGCTCAGTGGTAAGTGACCCAATCATTTTAAGTAAAACGTTTGATGACTTTAATATCACTGACAAAATTCAAAAGTCTGAATTTGATAAAGCTAGAAGTATAGCTGACAGGATATTGAACGGTGAGAAAGGAAACTTCACCTTTTCAGGAACTCCGGGAGCTGGAAAGACTTTATCTGCTGTAAGTATTTTAAACAAAATTCAGCATTCAGACAGTTCACTAACTTGTTATTTTGCTAGTGTTTCTATGCTCGCTCAAATGAATAAAGATTCGATACAATACCCCGAGATAAAAACCGATTTTATTAATGCTGAAAGGTGTATTAAGCAGTGTGATATTTTGGTGCTTGATGATCTAGGTAGCGAAACTTCGTTTCAGAAAAATATAAAAGAGGCATCAGACTACCAACAGGCAATGCTATTTAGACTTGCCGACTATCGGGCAGAGAATAAAAACAAAGTTAATATTGTGACGACAAACAATACATCAAAAGAGCTAAAAAGAATTTACAACGGGAAAATATATGACAGGTTAATAGCTAGTAATTTCGACAATGTAATTAAATTTACAAGTAAAGATTGTCGGATGTTTTAA
- a CDS encoding ArpU family phage packaging/lysis transcriptional regulator, which produces MGLFPKLNKRKTIKNVKDYFEKDFPRLKARSHMDLSSLQSPQFDTIPNTGNVRNNQEDNVISGIDAQEFVKSTYDVINKAPRIYKIILKNVYLLDQGNSVAMELTGYETSQYAKYKNRSLLYFADTYQDIYDLNDYSECTNDLKSV; this is translated from the coding sequence ATGGGATTATTTCCAAAGCTCAATAAGAGAAAGACTATCAAGAATGTTAAAGATTATTTTGAAAAGGACTTTCCCAGACTAAAGGCAAGATCACATATGGACTTATCTAGTTTACAATCTCCTCAGTTTGATACGATCCCCAATACAGGTAACGTAAGAAATAATCAAGAGGACAACGTTATCAGTGGCATTGATGCTCAAGAGTTCGTTAAGTCAACGTATGATGTTATTAATAAAGCTCCAAGAATATACAAAATTATTCTTAAAAATGTCTATTTATTGGATCAAGGTAATTCGGTAGCTATGGAATTAACTGGCTACGAGACAAGCCAGTATGCAAAGTACAAAAATCGCTCATTGCTGTATTTTGCTGACACATACCAAGACATATACGATCTTAATGATTACAGTGAATGCACCAATGACTTAAAGAGTGTGTAA
- a CDS encoding putative holin-like toxin, which produces MPYEINKMALPLERITMSVYQALSLMIAFATLVVLILEFNQKK; this is translated from the coding sequence ATGCCTTATGAGATTAATAAAATGGCTTTACCTCTCGAAAGGATAACCATGAGTGTTTACCAAGCACTTTCGCTAATGATTGCATTTGCGACTTTGGTAGTTTTAATACTCGAATTTAATCAAAAAAAATAA
- a CDS encoding isopeptide-forming domain-containing fimbrial protein, with protein MGMNKNFKLFLIGIFSIFLTLISFTQTASAASVTIGPYDFNDGITNWNQVTSGNQVANIPIDGTNLQLGYAFGLAQDTKGKVSTGGDTTITSDSISTGMNVQYSKMNVFLNQNGNYVSSVFQGGYSSTGTNRQNVSPTSPDFMIAPNGPTSLQGITAPAYNILGNPSGPSNGTGNTGLVSKKYYVGTDANGHPAYKIMGHFTRTNNSGYKNGTYDLEIEILLRASPTNSAIVQREMYVKNLSTDTAEFITLFGEDTKLGDSNGLHNDMVPVYDLGNKQGIYVQDTYSGNNYRLFVTNNMPDGFDSYIGQIASTNWVDKFGTVTGSGDEAKDNPKGTSLTGFGDSTYTLKWNPTTLKTGETAHFGSTMGVTSKPYSIMTPEKTYTNETRSDGTNMVGDKLKFNLKITNNGYGAKWNYNKLVDKLPAGLQVDASSMTLSNNGEKPQPLAESDYDATTNTITVPPGISLTDDQYATISFTATLTKDALTSSGEENTITNTAEFSGIDVGNNETVQKTFPASVDIKVQPPRLNYSFIKQVKKHGDTSYSQSIDAKKGQVVDYQIIYSVASESKDSVNSGATLEDTLPAGLQLDTSSIKIWGPGDPDSGGYHQDHINTGVNAIGKGQRVKVEFSATVTASSVGKITNTATMSNVNTTGNQYFDKQTSTAADINVQNVDAITKVPTNIDFGSTNMYGQNKVLHNTSTTGELIVSHPTNTPYNVTVAYDNDNKDSQLINSDGDTLPSDATGLIFIKQRTENDTDPGTWTPITPSGTTLQSDNFTDYSSAVNLTNYIGAGNWQLKISSATLPGAYNGTLTWGLTESV; from the coding sequence ATGGGAATGAATAAAAATTTCAAGTTATTTTTAATTGGTATTTTTTCAATCTTTTTAACTTTAATTAGCTTTACACAAACGGCATCAGCCGCATCTGTTACTATTGGCCCTTATGACTTTAATGATGGCATTACTAATTGGAATCAAGTCACCTCGGGTAATCAAGTAGCCAATATTCCCATCGATGGCACAAATCTACAATTGGGCTACGCTTTTGGTTTAGCTCAGGATACTAAAGGTAAAGTATCTACTGGTGGTGATACTACCATTACATCAGATAGTATTTCGACCGGAATGAATGTCCAGTATTCTAAAATGAATGTCTTTTTAAATCAAAATGGTAACTATGTCAGTTCAGTCTTTCAAGGTGGATATTCAAGTACCGGAACTAATCGGCAAAACGTTTCTCCTACTTCACCTGACTTTATGATTGCTCCCAATGGACCAACTTCATTACAAGGTATCACTGCACCAGCCTATAACATCTTAGGAAATCCCAGTGGTCCATCTAATGGTACTGGAAATACCGGTCTGGTATCAAAGAAATATTACGTTGGAACTGATGCTAACGGTCATCCAGCATACAAAATCATGGGGCACTTTACTAGAACGAATAATTCTGGATATAAAAATGGTACCTACGACCTGGAAATAGAAATTCTCCTGCGTGCCTCACCAACTAATTCAGCAATTGTCCAAAGAGAAATGTACGTTAAAAATTTATCAACTGATACGGCTGAATTTATCACCTTATTCGGTGAAGATACTAAATTAGGTGACAGTAATGGTCTGCACAATGATATGGTGCCAGTCTATGATCTTGGAAATAAGCAAGGAATCTACGTTCAAGATACGTATTCCGGCAATAATTATCGGTTATTCGTTACTAACAATATGCCCGACGGATTCGATAGTTATATTGGACAAATCGCATCTACTAATTGGGTAGACAAATTTGGTACAGTCACTGGCAGTGGCGACGAAGCTAAAGATAATCCTAAAGGTACATCACTAACAGGATTTGGCGATTCAACTTATACGTTGAAATGGAATCCCACAACTCTAAAAACTGGTGAAACTGCTCACTTTGGATCAACTATGGGAGTAACGTCTAAACCTTACTCAATCATGACTCCTGAAAAGACTTATACTAATGAAACTCGCTCTGATGGCACAAATATGGTCGGTGATAAATTAAAGTTCAACCTAAAAATCACCAATAACGGTTACGGAGCCAAATGGAACTACAACAAATTAGTCGATAAATTACCGGCTGGTTTACAAGTTGATGCATCTTCAATGACATTAAGCAACAACGGTGAAAAGCCACAGCCACTGGCCGAATCCGATTACGATGCAACAACTAATACGATTACCGTTCCACCTGGGATATCATTAACTGACGACCAATATGCCACCATAAGTTTTACTGCCACCCTAACTAAAGATGCTTTAACAAGTTCCGGAGAAGAAAACACTATTACAAATACAGCTGAATTTAGTGGTATCGATGTTGGTAATAACGAAACAGTCCAAAAGACCTTCCCCGCCTCTGTTGATATTAAAGTTCAGCCACCAAGACTTAACTATAGTTTTATCAAACAAGTTAAGAAACACGGTGATACAAGCTACTCACAAAGTATTGATGCTAAAAAAGGTCAAGTTGTTGATTATCAAATCATCTACTCTGTTGCTTCCGAAAGTAAAGATAGTGTAAATTCTGGAGCCACCTTAGAAGATACTTTGCCAGCTGGATTACAACTCGATACGTCCTCAATTAAAATCTGGGGACCTGGTGATCCCGACAGTGGTGGTTATCATCAAGATCACATCAATACTGGAGTAAATGCTATCGGCAAAGGTCAGCGTGTTAAAGTCGAGTTTAGTGCTACCGTCACTGCTTCTTCAGTCGGAAAAATAACCAATACAGCAACAATGTCCAATGTTAATACGACTGGCAATCAATACTTTGACAAGCAAACCTCAACTGCTGCAGATATTAATGTTCAAAATGTTGATGCAATAACTAAAGTTCCAACTAATATCGATTTTGGATCAACTAATATGTACGGTCAGAATAAAGTTCTGCATAACACGAGCACAACCGGTGAATTGATTGTCTCCCATCCAACTAATACGCCTTATAATGTGACGGTTGCTTATGATAATGACAATAAAGATTCACAATTAATAAACAGTGATGGTGATACCTTACCTTCTGATGCCACAGGATTGATTTTCATAAAACAAAGAACCGAAAATGATACTGATCCTGGTACATGGACACCGATTACACCATCAGGTACAACCCTTCAAAGTGATAACTTTACCGATTATAGTAGCGCCGTTAATTTAACGAATTATATTGGTGCTGGTAATTGGCAATTGAAGATTTCTTCAGCTACTTTACCAGGTGCATATAATGGTACTTTGACTTGGGGACTAACTGAATCAGTCTGA